Part of the Anopheles coluzzii chromosome 3, AcolN3, whole genome shotgun sequence genome is shown below.
ataaaaacatgctttgagaccacctggactacatacactttgattcaggattccatcaccagatctctttaatgcaccttgggataaatttaaacatcaccttgttttgccatttttcgagcagctactcgaatctaattctagctttgaggctagaataatctagactgaaaattgcaagctagttttttgtgtggttttgtatggagtgtttacatgatttcagcctccaactgtcaaactccatacaaaaactaactagaatcgtgaagggccccaaaaTCTTTGGAAAGATGCATCAAACATACAGGATCTACCAAGAAATAAGTAATCATGCTTATTTCGATTCCGATTAGATTCGAGACGATAAACTAAACTCCATAACAACAATTCATCAACTCAACGATGTCAGAATATCTCAATTACAAGAATAGAACACGACAGAATTAATCAACACGAGTCATATCATTAGCCTCAGTCCTTTCATTGCACGAGCAACAACCACTCCACATCACAGCTCGGCGACCAAAAACCCGTCACCCACTGTAATCGGGCCACCGGGGCGGCGGCCCCGAAGGTGTGTAATGTTGCTGCGAGCGGTTGGCCAATCACTTCATTCCATTACCATTTTGGCCATAAACGATGCCGAAATGGATGGCACACAAAATCCGAGCGCGCCAGAGCATTCCAAAGCATTCCAGCGGATGATGGCGGGGCTCTGCGGCAGTGGCATGGAATGTGGTCGAAATCCACTTGAGAGTCCTTTGCGCGGTGACAACCTACGACAACGGCGACGACATTTGATGACGTTTGTTAAGggggtgtggggggggggagaacgATATTCCTTTTCTGTACCTCTCCCTCATCGTGCCGCTGTGTGCTTTTGTCTTCGATGCCGATGGTGCCTCTGTATAGGTTCGGTTCCCTTTGAGGTTGTTTCATACAAGCAAGCAAGGGCGACTGGGCTGGTCAAAACGGACGGCGAAGAGTGCGGGGACAAGTCAAGCGTAAATGTAGCTGAactgcagagagagagagggaagaagGAGAATAAAACACTCCCATCCCGTTCCGGGGCACCGTTCTGTGCACTCCGCTCACCACTCCGACGCTCATCATTTCGTGTTATTTGCATCGCAAATCAAATTCCGATTTCCATTTCGTCATTTTTGGCACACCGTACAGGAAACCCGTGCTGACGGTGGTAGATAGggagatacaaaaaaaaagaacgaaatcgTCAAGCAGCAAATTGTAATACGCAaggaccaccaccatcatcactcAAACCCTGGCGACGATGATGCCAGCCTACTGCTGGTGCAATGATCCATCAGGGCCAAAAGGGGGATATCGTATCATCGCGCTTGTAACGCCACATGAAACGGAACGAAAAACCCATCAAGCGTGAGCGGTCGGTTGGCCTTCCAGTCGCCAGTTCCCCGTTCTCCAGAAGGCTCCAGGTGTGGAGAGCTGCTGCTCCTCGTCGTATTTTTGTGCTTTGTATGCAAAACGCTGTCAAATGCGCTGAGTGGAGCACGACCTTCGATTGTATGCTACCCACCCCCCTACCAAAAGGTACAAAGGAGGAGGCCGATATCCTGCCGCTGAAGCTGTGTAGGGTGAGAGGGAGGTTGAACATTCGTGTAAATTTAATGACCGTAAACCAGAAGCGCACTCGTTCGTTTTCCCCATTGAAGGAGGCGGATGGTCGAAATGAATTAAACCTGGGAGCAATCTGCCTCGCAGACGCTCGAGTCGGCcactttaaaattaaataaaatttcaacaacaacgacgacagAATAAGAAAATATTCTTCTTACCTTACTCTTGCGATGGCCGTTAGCAAGGAGTTGGGATTCCTTTCGCGCTCCTTTGggtagtggtggtgcgcgCTGCTGTACGATGAAGAAGACGATGAATAACAATGAAGAACGCCCTTCAAAGTTGAGCAAGTCcacccgacgacgacgacgacgacaccaACAACCACTACCTACTTCACTTTGCACTACCCAGCCACGAGGACCACACCGTCCAGTTTGCTCCTCGCTCGTTTGTGTCCGCGCGGGGTGAAATTTGTAGTCGACCAAAACCTACACCGCCTTCTACGACGACCTGGTTTTGCTCGCTGCGTCTCGCTGCGAGTGTCACAACAAGCCTTCAACAAAATCCATCAACTCCGGTTTTGACAAAACGAAAAGAAGCGACAAAAACAACCCTCCAGCCTACTAAGCAAAGTGCCGTTGCGAGTTTTTGATCGAGCACTTGCGGGCGGCGTTCCGCGCGGGTGTGTTTCCCGCTTTCTTCACTGATTGATTTGACACTAATTTATCGACTTAGCTCGTCACACTTCAGTGGCCAGTGTGCCACGCGAACCAAATTTTCACTTCACTGCAATGAAAATACACCGCACATGCACAGAAGACAACGCCACCAACGCGGCAACACTGATCAGCCCTCACTGCTGTCCCGGAAGGCTGGGCCGCAAGTCCTGTGCCTGTgccgcacacacactaaaAGGAATCTTGCCAAATTACGAATCTTCCCTTTTTGTTGCCGTCCACCAACTCTGTCCACCGCCTTGAAGAGGCTGAAGAAAGCTGTCCCTTCTGAAGAGTGCCGTTATCACCCGCGAACGAAGAAGCAAAGCGTCCAGCACGGTTGACAGTCAGCCGAGGACTGAAATCCGAGGAATCCGATGGCTGGCGTACGGTAAACGCAATCCTCCAGCAATCTGCCTATACGAAGAGCTTTGCTCTCGTGTGCATTCGCGAGTTCGGACGCTCGCTCTCTACGGACATGCGTCGACGGCGAGCGCATGGGGTTGCCGAGTTTCCACGGTTTCCGCGCGGAGTGTGTCCTTGCGGACTGTTGGCCCTTtttcgatgtgtgtgtttgtggtgcatTTTGCGCCCTCTCCGCgggtgggtttttgtttacaaGCCGACGAAACACCGACCGGATTGCAGCAGGAGCCACGCTTCGTCCCGTTTGGCAGTGCCACGTGCTCGGTCTAAGGGCGAGGTGGGGATGCACTCGCAGCACTGTGCATGTAACGTTCGTTACGGGAGTATATGGATCTAGGGagcagaagagagagagaatgagagcgTGAGAATGAGCaagaaatgggggaaaaaaactatcaacaaaaataaacacctTTAAGGGAACACACCGACCGTTTCCGTCGCTCGTTCGCAAGGCCATGCACGCTGGAAGCTAAACGGAAAATCCTTCCAAGCTTCTGCAAAGGAAATGATGTACGATAAAGGGTGACACATGGCACCTTCaacctccacacacacacacacactctcctcGGCTCGGCGATCTCCGGAAAAGGCAGACGACGCTTTCCCTAACGATTACTTTCATTGCCCGTCCACCGCAAGGACCTCCAACCCCGGCCGAAAGCGGCCAAAGTGACGTTCATTCATTCAAACGGGAAGACTAACCGTAACACGGCTTTCGGgataattggaaatgaaaaagGACACTTTACACTGGCGCGTCTATTTTGTGTCGCGCTCAAAATGGTGTGAAAAGGTGTCTCCAACGAGTATGTAGTACTCCCCTGCTTTGCAAGTACCAAAGAATATATTAGATAAGATGCATCTGTCTGACGGTGGCACACAAGCACTGTGGCCTGCGACGAAGATGATCGTGACAGGTTGAATTTATTCCACCATCTTCCACACATTTGCTGTTTTGTGCGCTTATTTAATGAGCCGCGTTTACTATGCACCTCCTAAGATTGTCCTTTGCTGGTCTCAGCTTCCCGTTATACAATGCGGTCGGAATTTCTATAGCAAATAGCATCCCATGCAATTGTGTCTAGGAGCCGTATCTTACAAAGGTGCAACGCGTGTTCGGGGATAGCTGAAGGTGTCTGTACGGAATGCGATGCTGCATACTTTGCACAATGCGCTTTGCAAATGCACTTTGCATGTGGACGAAACTTAacaacctttttttaattatttaacgGTTGAGATGTTaagagatagtaaaaaaaataacatttataTAAACTGTAAGGGATTTTACGTGCAATTTTTATGTCAATACGGATGAGTTATAAAATCgtttgaaaaatgtttgatAAGTTTGAGTTCaatattttattctatttttcgacttatttattcattcattttttaatcCCATCTTCTATTTGACGGTGTTTAAATTTGTCTTACTATGTATGGCGAAATGGAGTTTAAGCAATTTTGACCCTTCCTCTGTTCTACAATTAATAATGTAGGTAAATGTTTGGTATAGTTCACAGCtgattttatcgatttttcccCCAAACTTGCAAAGAAATATCGAGTTTATGGTACATCTTGTTCTTGTTGAATACTCTATTTTCTGTTCGTGTGATATgggcaaaagaaaatgaaacacacacgaacacaaatTTAACGTGTGATTAATCTCTAACAGAAATGCATTAGTTTTATGGAAATGATCGTATGGTGGGCAATTAAATGATTAATGTAAACAGCATGCCCTAATGAATTACTATCATATAAGAAACTATAAGCAATATACTATATGGAACGAACGACACTGAACCAACCTATTTTGCAAGAAATGGGGCGTCTACCACTAGAGCCTTTTTTCTAATAGGTTTCGATTCTTATTGTATTAATGtaaggccgaaaatacacgaCGCAAGGTTTACTCGGGAgagaaaaatgtaataatgtaatgtaatttaaacattttggattttttttgagTACTGAACAAGATGCAGCTATAGGAATACTTGAAATAATTTACTTATCCATATTCGGTGGAACAATTTGCAGATGCATGAGATCATGTAAGGGATTTGCATAAACCAAAAGATAGTTGTATAACGCTCGTTGCTCTACCGTTAACCCTGCtctaattttgttaaattttgccAAATATTTAGTTCATCCTATTTGTATATACTATGCATATTATACtattgttttaatgaaataaattcaaaagaattcaatggaaaaataatttgtaCTCTTCAAACGAATAATTTTTTCTCCAAAAGTTCATAAACAATTCCAAACAAATCGGATTTGCGAAAGTGGTGCAAAACTTGTACAATCCTCACACAAACTGTTCCCTACAATTCATCGACAGCTGCAGGATGCGCCAGGCCGCTTGCGGGTTCAACTCACTCGGATCGCGACACAGCACCCACGCATGGTGACAGCGAAAAACCTTCTCCGGATCGCCCTCGATCACCGCCGCCCCCGTACCGTCCCGCACGCACACGATCTGCTGCGCCTGAAACGTCACGATCAGTACCGGGCCCTGCTCCATCACCTGTCCCATAGCAAGCTCTACGTTTTCGATGTCCAGTAGCTTCGACTCAAACCTACAGCCCGCCTCCAGTGTCTGCACGATCGGTGTCGCGATCACGCTGTACGCACTTTCAAAACACCAATCTCGCAGGACATCTAGTTCGCCGCGCAATATCGACTCCAGCACGTTCGGTATGATATGGCGCTCGCAAAACTGCAGAAACTGTTTCGCTTCGAAGCTCGGATCGATCCGGCACACCTCGGTCAGCGCTGCCGACAGTTCGGTTTTGGAGAAAAGGTTGCCCATCACCTGACTCACCTTATCGGTCAGTGCGCGGGACGTGCGAATCGCCACGTTTTCCGACTCGTCGTACTGTATCTTCAGCGCGAGCAGCCGGTTCCAGTGCTGGTTGTTGGTTTTGAAGCTTTCCCACGACTGGTAGAATTTGCTGTCCTTGTGCAGCTCCACGGCCGTTGCGGCTGCGTTCGGTTGCACCGTCGTGCATGAGGTGTCATCGGTACCGTTTGCTAGTTCTAAGCGCTTTTGTAGCTTAGCCGGACTGCGATATACTCGCGTATCGACGCTCTGGCTGTCCAGCTCCTGCTGTACGGCTCTTGCCGTTGCACTGAAGCCTCGCAGCGCTCCAGACTGACCGATCGCTTGACCCTTCTGTGTTATCGTTTCGCTTAGCCGCTTGCCCAGCTCCGTGTCGGACGCGTCCTTTAACGCCTTTGCCATGCGGTTTTGTATTTTAGCAACATTCTGTTTCAGCACTTGGCCGCCTTTGCTTGCCTGTGATTCGACCGTGTTGAACTTTTGCCTTGCTGCCTGCAGGGCTTCCGATTGTTCGAGCTTTTGCGCTTCTTCGCGAAACTTTTGCACATTCTCTTTCACCTCTTTGCTCTTTCCGATCTCTAGTTGGACGTTTTTGAAGAACTGAGCGAAAAAGCCGGGACGCCGGGTTGAGTAACATCGTGCTGGGGTGCTTGGGTGGCACTAAGCTTGGGTGCTAAGGATGGCACGAATGAGAAGCCGGCAGGAAGCGTCCTAACGGTTGCACATATATGTTGCATTGTTAAGGAGTTTTCCGAAATTTTCACTGCATTTCCATCGTATCACAGTCGGCTTTTGGTGCACGTTCCTAGACACCTAGGCAAGAAGGATAACGTATTGCATCATTCTTTTATCCTTACAAAGGTAAACAATTACAGCTATACCCGCGCGCATCGTAGCGATTTTGTTTTAACGCAACGAATTGTCTGCTGGATTGAACGAATTACTTTAAATTCGTTCGAGCATTACTTTTATTTGCACGTAGCCAATTATTCACATAAGCAAATCCATTTTCTGCCTGGCCAACTTGATTTTGAACTGAAGCCCGCCTCATGGAAACGTTTGAAACCACGCGTAGTCTTGTTTTGTTCGTTGGGTTGTACTAAAAACTCCAAATGTCATGATGTTGACAGCGCGACGACCGTTTTAGAACAACGAAGcgaaagaagcgaaaaaaaatacaatcgacataaacaaaacacgcCGCTTGTGTGCGGGCCTTGTCGTTGCCACTCCTTGCTaagaaataattttgttttaatgtggAAATTACTCTCGCTATGGACCGTGCTGGTGATGGCAGGCGGCCTGAAAGGCTCAAGCGCACAGTTTtccgacatttttgatgaagAGCTGTTCATAAAACCGCTGCCGGATAAGTTCGTCTACAGCTACTTCCAGTTCACGACCCGCTGGGAGCTGGGCAAAAATGATAGCCGTACGTAtttagttttgtgttttcatttcttttttcctcttaaattaataaatatttctTTGCCATCTTTCCAGTGCTTCACACTAACCTGGTGTCCCGACCGCTGGCCGAGCTGTTCCATCACTTCGGCGTGCAGGAGCTGCACCTTAGCTTCACGTACGGCCTGTGGCGGTACGAATCATGGGGCTACCCGGTGACGGATGCCGGCCCCGGTGCGGAAGTGTGGGCCTGGTTTGAACCGACCACTGACCATCGCGCCTCCATCGACCACCGGTGGAAGATGCTGTGCGGAACACTTTCCGGGCTGTTCTGCGCCTCGCTTAGCTTCATCGAGCCGAGCAACACGTTCGTGCCGGTGTACACGCTGCGACCGCAAACGCATCACTTCCCGGGACGGCCGGAACCGATCCTTCGCTATGCCGCACTGCCGCGGGAAATTGTCTGCACGGAAAACCTAACCCCGTGGGCGAAGCTGTTACCGTGCCGGTCGCGCGAGGGTCTCGTATCGCTGCTCGTGCCGGACAGCATCTACTCGAGCAATTACCACTCGCTCGGCGTGCACATCCGGAAGCTGTGCGGGGATGAGGCGTGCAGCGAGTTCCAGCTGGAGGTGAAGCAGACGGTAAGCGTGGTGCAGGATCTGCGACTGTTTGGCGGCCCGAACTGGTCCATCCGCAAGCTGTTCGGCCAGGGGATGGAGGGTTCGTGCGCACtggccaccaccagcaacgtGTACGTGGACGTGACCGACAGCGAGGGGGCGCTGGAGATATCGCAGCAACCCGACGAAACGATCCTTTCGGTCAGGGGCGGAGTGCGCACGCAGCTGCACCGGTTCGACGTGAAGCAGTTTGAAGCGATCACGGCCAAGGGCCGCCGGGCCATGTTCAATGTGGCCGTAATGGACAAGCGCGATCCGAACGTGATCGTGGTGGCCGGGCCGCCGCCCCTCTACGCGAAACGCTTCATCCTGGGCGTTGGACAGGAGCGGGGCAAAATCGTCACGCAAATCACGAACGCCCACTGGGGTGCGCTGGATTTGATCGTGTTCGAAACCATCCCGTGGTTTGTGCCCGTCTACCTGCACACGCTCACCATCCGCCGGGCGGGGGGTGAGCGTATCGAGCCCGCCTTCCTGCACTACACACCGGGCGTGCAGCGGGAGCGGCCGTACGGGCTGGAGGTTGCGTTCCGCATCCCGGCCCGCGCTACCATCGAGCTGTCGATTGATTTCGACTACATTTTCCTCAAGTGGCAAGAGTACCCGCCGGATGCGAACCATGGCCACTACATTCCATCGTCGATcatctcgctgctgctgccgtccgCCCGCAACTACACCTCCATTCCGCGGGAGGCGGCCCTGTTCCGGGAGTCGTTCAATGCGACCCAGCTGGCCGGCTACTTTCTGCAGGTGCGGACCGaggcgctgctgctgacgcttcCGACGCCGGACTTTAGCATGCCGTACAATGTGATCTGCCTGACGTGTACGGTGGTGGCGCTTGCATTTGGGCCGATCCATAACATCTCCACGAAGCGCATCGTGGCGAAGGGCAAGGAAAAGGACAAAGTGTCGCTCGGGGAGAAGGTGAAGCagtttttcaaaattaataagAAGCCAACCAAAGAGGAGCACACGGCTAGCACGGAAGACTTGAATGCGCCCGACACGGAATAAAGACATGTCCACCCTCCCA
Proteins encoded:
- the LOC120959531 gene encoding mitochondrial import inner membrane translocase subunit TIM44, encoding MQHICATCHPSTPARCYSTRRPGFFAQFFKNVQLEIGKSKEVKENVQKFREEAQKLEQSEALQAARQKFNTVESQASKGGQVLKQNVAKIQNRMAKALKDASDTELGKRLSETITQKGQAIGQSGALRGFSATARAVQQELDSQSVDTRVYRSPAKLQKRLELANGTDDTSCTTVQPNAAATAVELHKDSKFYQSWESFKTNNQHWNRLLALKIQYDESENVAIRTSRALTDKVSQVMGNLFSKTELSAALTEVCRIDPSFEAKQFLQFCERHIIPNVLESILRGELDVLRDWCFESAYSVIATPIVQTLEAGCRFESKLLDIENVELAMGQVMEQGPVLIVTFQAQQIVCVRDGTGAAVIEGDPEKVFRCHHAWVLCRDPSELNPQAAWRILQLSMNCREQFV
- the LOC120957292 gene encoding GPI transamidase component PIG-T, with protein sequence MWKLLSLWTVLVMAGGLKGSSAQFSDIFDEELFIKPLPDKFVYSYFQFTTRWELGKNDSLLHTNLVSRPLAELFHHFGVQELHLSFTYGLWRYESWGYPVTDAGPGAEVWAWFEPTTDHRASIDHRWKMLCGTLSGLFCASLSFIEPSNTFVPVYTLRPQTHHFPGRPEPILRYAALPREIVCTENLTPWAKLLPCRSREGLVSLLVPDSIYSSNYHSLGVHIRKLCGDEACSEFQLEVKQTVSVVQDLRLFGGPNWSIRKLFGQGMEGSCALATTSNVYVDVTDSEGALEISQQPDETILSVRGGVRTQLHRFDVKQFEAITAKGRRAMFNVAVMDKRDPNVIVVAGPPPLYAKRFILGVGQERGKIVTQITNAHWGALDLIVFETIPWFVPVYLHTLTIRRAGGERIEPAFLHYTPGVQRERPYGLEVAFRIPARATIELSIDFDYIFLKWQEYPPDANHGHYIPSSIISLLLPSARNYTSIPREAALFRESFNATQLAGYFLQVRTEALLLTLPTPDFSMPYNVICLTCTVVALAFGPIHNISTKRIVAKGKEKDKVSLGEKVKQFFKINKKPTKEEHTASTEDLNAPDTE